From the Solanum lycopersicum chromosome 10, SLM_r2.1 genome, one window contains:
- the LOC101267358 gene encoding endochitinase 4, whose protein sequence is MRLYAYSLLFSLLLLTVSAEQCGRQAGGARCAAGLCCSNFGWCGNTNDYCGPGKCQSQCPSGPSPKPPTPGPGPSGGDISSVISNSMFDQMLKHRNENSCQGKNNFYSYNAFINAARSFRGFGTTGDNTARKREIAAFFAQTSHETTGGWPSAPDGPYAWGYCFLREQGSPGDYCTPSSQWPCAPGRKYFGRGPIQISHNYNYGPCGRAIGADLLNNPDLVATDPVISFKSAIWFWMTPQSPKPSCHDVITGRWQPSGADRAANRLPGFGVITNIINGGLECGRGSDSRVQDRIGFYRRYCGILGVSPGDNLDCGNQRSFGNGLLVDTM, encoded by the exons ATGAGGCTTTATGCTTATTCTTTACTTTTTTCTCTCTTGTTGTTAACTGTCTCGGCTGAACAATGTGGTAGACAGGCAGGAGGTGCCCGTTGTGCCGCGGGACTGTGTTGCAGCAATTTTGGGTGGTGTGGTAATACCAATGACTATTGTGGTCCTGGAAAGTGTCAAAGCCAGTGTCCATCTGGTCCTTCTCCGAAACCTCCTACCCCTGGCCCTGGTCCTTCTGGTGGAGACATAAGCAGCGTCATCTCAAATTCCATGTTCGATCAGATGCTTAAGCATCGTAACGAAAATTCTTGTCAAGGAAAGAATAATTTCTACAGTTACAATGCCTTTATCAATGCTGCAAGGTCTTTTCGTGGCTTTGGCACTACGGGGGATAACACTGCACGAAAAAGGGAAATTGCTGCTTTCTTTGCTCAAACCTCCCACGAAACTACTG GAGGATGGCCTTCAGCACCTGATGGACCCTACGCATGGGGTTACTGTTTCCTTAGAGAACAAGGTAGCCCAGGCGATTACTGTACACCAAGTAGTCAATGGCCTTGTGCTCCTGGAAGGAAATATTTCGGACGAGGCCCAATTCAAATTTCACA CAACTACAACTATGGGCCATGTGGAAGAGCCATTGGAGCGGACCTTTTAAACAATCCTGATTTAGTAGCCACAGATCCAGTTATCTCATTCAAATCAGCTATCTGGTTCTGGATGACCCCTCAATCACCAAAGCCTTCTTGCCACGATGTCATCACCGGAAGATGGCAACCATCTGGTGCTGACAGAGCAGCCAATCGCCTCCCTGGATTCGGTGTCattacaaacatcatcaatGGTGGCCTAGAATGTGGTCGTGGGAGTGACAGCAGGGTCCAGGATCGAATTGGGTTCTACAGGAGGTATTGTGGAATTCTTGGAGTTAGTCCTGGTGACAATCTTGATTGTGGCAACCAAAGGTCTTTTGGAAACGGACTCTTAGTCGATACTATGTAA
- the CHI9 gene encoding basic 30 kDa endochitinase precursor — protein sequence MRLSEFTTLFLLFSVLLLSASAEQCGSQAGGALCASGLCCSKFGWCGNTNEYCGPGNCQSQCPGGPGPSGDLGGVISNSMFDQMLNHRNDNACQGKNNFYSYNAFVTAAGSFPGFGTTGDITARKREIAAFLAQTSHETTGGWPTAPDGPYAWGYCFLREQGSPGDYCTPSSQWPCAPGRKYFGRGPIQISHNYNYGPCGRAIGVDLLNNPDLVATDPVISFKSAIWFWMTPQSPKPSCHDVITGRWQPSGADQAANRVPGFGVITNIINGGLECGHGSDSRVQDRIGFYRRYCGILGVSPGENLDCGNQRSFGNGLLVDIM from the exons atgaggctTTCTGAATTCACTACTCTTTTCTTACTATTTTCTGTGCTTTTGCTGTCTGCCTCTGCAGAGCAATGTGGTTCACAGGCCGGAGGCGCACTTTGTGCATCCGGACTGTGTTGCAGTAAATTTGGTTGGTGTGGTAACACTAATGAGTATTGTGGTCCTGGTAATTGTCAGAGCCAGTGTCCTGGCGGTCCCGGTCCTTCAGGGGACCTAGGCGGTGTTATTTCAAATTCCATGTTTGATCAAATGCTTAATCATCGCAATGACAATGCTTGTCAAGGAAAGAATAATTTCTACAGTTACAATGCATTTGTTACTGCTGCTGGGTCTTTTCCTGGATTTGGTACTACTGGGGATATCACTGCCCGTAAAAGGGAAATTGCTGCTTTCCTTGCCCAAACTTCCCATGAAACTACTG gaggATGGCCTACGGCACCAGATGGACCATACGCATGGGGTTACTGTTTCCTTAGAGAGCAAGGTAGCCCTGGCGATTACTGTACACCAAGTAGTCAATGGCCTTGTGCTCCTGGAAGGAAATATTTCGGACGAGGTCCAATTCAAATTTCACA CAACTACAACTATGGGCCATGTGGAAGAGCCATTGGAGTGGACCTTTTGAACAATCCCGATCTAGTAGCAACAGACCCAGTCATCTCATTCAAATCAGCTATCTGGTTCTGGATGACTCCTCAATCCCCAAAGCCTTCTTGTCACGATGTCATCACCGGAAGATGGCAGCCATCTGGCGCTGACCAAGCAGCTAATCGCGTCCCTGGATTCGGTGTCATCACAAACATCATCAATGGTGGCCTGGAATGTGGTCACGGCAGTGACAGCAGGGTCCAGGATCGGATTGGATTTTACAGGAGGTATTGCGGAATTCTTGGAGTTAGCCCAGGTGAAAATCTTGATTGTGGCAATCAGAGGTCTTTTGGAAACGGACTATTAGTTGATATTATGTAA